The following proteins are encoded in a genomic region of Oncorhynchus keta strain PuntledgeMale-10-30-2019 chromosome 35, Oket_V2, whole genome shotgun sequence:
- the LOC118368863 gene encoding uncharacterized protein DDB_G0290685-like isoform X30 codes for MMHSLCTTDTGYHPHGLINQGATCYLNSVLQVFFMTKDFREAIESQVFPNDQEQETIDHKLKRLFQKLKEKEADTKDISWTLDIQTVYEQRDAAEFFEKILSTVKNNVSKIFEGQLSHTISCANSHISNIEPGPFWVLPLSMDVTLGPGQSYSVNDGFEEFFEKSTITGDKLYCAKCNEEVEATTACKMVHHPEILTLLLKRFEFDYHGMTYVKIKRSVDVPHKLQTENGAYELYAIVDHEGSLRSGHYTATIRSYEDQKWYLFNDSNVSLITLEPNLRSQSAYLLIYRTCGYRQEEDKRSGGNREEDGKSVCGKKEKEGEKKLSGGNRGDEEGSSWSKRRGNEKDAAKKTPEYEWIVNWFYSCITTIGSWGKRGEYKIDADENKGEGGKSTDGENGDGGKERSGAKREDDKTSGEKSTDEDQRSGGNSSEDDDRSGGNRRGEGDKRSGGNSEEEAKRPGGNSMEKDKRSGGNSEEEEKRPGGNREGDKISGRNSEEEDKRSGGNSGGDNKRTGGNSEEEEKRPGGNREGDKISGRNSEEEDKRPGGNRGEDDTRSDGNSSEDDDRSGGNRRGEDDKRSGGSSGEDDTSSGGSSGEDDTRSVGNSGEDHNRSGGNRRGEGDKRSGGNSEEEGKRSGGNSKEEDKRPGGNRREYNKRSGGNSIEDDDRSGGNRRGEGDKRSGGSSGEDDKRSGGNSIEDDDRSGGNRRGEGDKRLGGSSGEDDKRSGGNRGEYNKRSGGNSIEDDDRSGGNRRGEGDKRSGGNSIEDDDRSGGNRRGEGDKRLGGSSGEDDKRSGGNCGEYNKRSGGNSIEDDDRSGGNRRGEGDKRSGGSNGEDDTRSGGNREKDDKMSGEKSKEEDQRSGGNSSEDNNRSDGNSKEEDQRSGGNSSEDNNRSDGNSKEEDQRSGGNSGENNNRSDGNSKEEDQRSGGNSSEDNNRSDGNSKEEDQRSGGNSGENNNRSDGNSKEEDQRSGGNSEEENKRSGGNREKDDKMSGEKSKEEDQRSGGNSSEDNNRSDGNSKEEDQRSGGNSSEDNNRSDGNSKEEDQRSGGNSSEDNNRSDGNSKEEDQRSGGNSGENNNRSDGNSKEEDQRSGGNSGENNNRSDGNSKEEDQRSGGNSSEDNNRSDGNSKEEDQRSGGNSGENNNRSDGNSKEEDQRSGGNSGENNNRSDGNSKEEDQRSGGNSSEDNNRSDGNSKEEDQRSGGNSIEDDTSSGGNSSEDDDRSGGNRRGEGDNRSGGNSEEEDKRPGGNSKEGDKRPGGNRGEYIKRSGGNSKEDDTRSGGNSSEDDDRSGGNRRGEVDKRSGGNNREYGKRSGGNRGEDDTRSGGNRCEDDDRSGGHRRGVGDKSSGGNSGEEDKRPGENS; via the exons ATGATGCATTCATTATGCACAACAGACACAG GCTACCATCCCCATGGTTTGATTAATCAAGGGGCAACCTGTTATTTAAACAGTGTGCTGCAGGTGTTCTTCATGACCAAGGACTTCAGAGAGGCTATTGAAAG TCAGGTATTTCCTAATGATCAAGAACAAGAGACCATTGATCACAAGCTTAAAAGGCTGTTTCAAAAATTAAAAGAGAAAGAAGCTGACACAAAGGACATTTCTTGGACATTGGACATTCAAACCG TATATGAGCAACGTGACGCCGCTGAGTTTTTTGAGAAGATTTTAAGCACGGTCAAGAATAATGTGTCTAAG ATCTTCGAAGGACAATTGTCGCACACTATCTCCTGTGCAAATAGTCATATTTCCAATATTGAACCTGGTCCATTTTGGGTTCTGCCCCTCTCCATGGACGTAACCTTAGGCCCTGGTCAAAGCTACAGTGTG AATGACGGTTTTGAGGAGTTTTTTGAGAAATCAActatcactggggacaagctgtACTGTGCTAAATGCAATGAAGAAGTGGAAGCAACAACT GCATGTAAGATGGTACATCACCCAGAGATTCTGACTCTGCTACTCAAGAGGTTTGAGTTTGACTACCATGGGATGACATATGTCAAAATTAAGCGCTCTGTGGACGTTCCTCACAAATTACAGACAGAG AATGGGGCATATGAACTCTATGCAATTGTGGACCATGAAGGAAGTCTAAGAAGTGGACATTACACTGCTACAATCAGGTCCTATGAGGATCAGAAGTGGTATTTGTTTAATGACAGCAACGTAAGCCTG ATCACATTGGAACCAAACTTAAG ATCACAAAGTGCTTATCTGCTTATTTATAGGACAT GTGGATACAGACAAGAAGAGGATAAGAGGTCAGgtggaaacagagaggaagatggaAAGAGTGTATgtggaaagaaagaaaaagagggagagaagaagttGTCAGGTGGAAACAGAGGAGACGAGGAGGGGAGCTCATGGTCAAAGAGAAGAGGAAATGAAAAGGATGCAGCTAAAAAGACACCAGAATATGAATGGATTGTAAATTGGTTTTACTCATGCATAACAACAATTGGATCATGGGGAAAAAGAGGAGAATATAAAATTGATGCAGATGAAAATAAAGGAGAAGGGGGCAAAAGTACAGATGGGGagaatggagatggagggaaggagaggtcaggTGCAAAGAGAGAAGATGATAAAACGTCAGGTGAAAAAAGTACAGACGAGGATCAGAGGTCAGGTGGAAACAGTAGTGAGGATGATGACAGGTCCGGTGGAAACAGAAGAGGAGAAGGTGATAAGAGGTCAGGTGGAAACAGTGAGGAAGAGGCTAAGAGGCCAGGTGGAAACAGTATGGAAAAGGATAAGAGGTCAG GTGGAAACAGTGAAGAAGAGGAAAAGAGGCCAGGTGGAAACAGAGAAGGTGATAAGATATCAGGTAGAAACAGTGAGGAAGAGGATAAGAGGTCAGGTGGAAACAGTGGAGGAGATAATAAGAGGACAGGTGGAAACAGTGAAGAAGAGGAAAAGAGGCCAGGTGGAAACAGAGAAGGTGATAAGATATCAGGTAGAAACAGTGAGGAAGAGGATAAGAGGCCAGGTGGAAACAGAGGAGAAGATGATACAAGGTCAGATGGAAACAGTAGTGAGGATGATGACAGGTCCGGTGGAAACAGAAGAGGAGAAGATGATAAGAGGTCAGGTGGAAGCAGTGGGGAAGATGATACGAGTTCAGGTGGAAGCAGTGGGGAAGATGATACGAGGTCAGTTGGAAACAGTGGAGAAGATCATAACAGGTCCGGTGGAAACAGAAGAGGAGAAGGTGATAAGAGGTCAGGTGGAAACAGTGAAGAAGAGGGTAAGAGGTCAGGTGGAAACAGTAAGGAAGAGGATAAGAGGCCAGGTGGAAACCGTAGAGAATATAATAAGAGGTCAGGTGGAAACAGTATAGAGGATGATGACAGGTCTGGTGGAAACAGAAGAGGAGAAGGTGATAAGAGGTCAGGTGGAAGCAGTGGGGAAGATGATAAGAGGTCAGGTGGAAACAGTATAGAGGATGATGACAGGTCTGGTGGAAACAGAAGAGGAGAAGGTGATAAGAGGTTAGGTGGAAGCAGTGGGGAAGATGATAAGAGGTCAGGTGGAAACCGTGGAGAATATAATAAGAGGTCAG GTGGAAACAGTATAGAGGATGATGACAGGTCTGGTGGAAACAGAAGAGGAGAAGGTGATAAGAGGTCAG GTGGAAACAGTATAGAGGATGATGACAGGTCTGGTGGAAACAGAAGAGGAGAAGGTGATAAGAGGTTAGGTGGAAGCAGTGGGGAAGATGATAAGAGGTCAGGTGGAAACTGTGGAGAATATAATAAGAGGTCAGGTGGAAACAGTATAGAGGATGATGACAGGTCTGGTGGAAACAGAAGAGGAGAAGGTGATAAGAGGTCAGGTGGAAGCAATGGGGAAGATGATACGAGGTCAG GTGGAAACAGAGAAAAAGATGATAAGATGTCAGGTGAAAAAAGTAAGGAAGAGGATCAGAGGTCAGGTGGAAACAGTAGTGAGGATAATAATAGGTCTGATGGAAACAGTAAGGAAGAGGATCAGAGGTCAGGTGGAAACAGTAGTGAGGATAATAATAGGTCTGATGGAAACAGTAAGGAAGAGGATCAGAGGTCAGGTGGAAACAGTGGAGAAAATAATAATAGGTCTGATGGAAACAGTAAGGAAGAGGATCAGAGGTCAGGTGGAAACAGTAGTGAGGATAATAATAGGTCTGATGGAAACAGTAAGGAAGAGGATCAGAGGTCAGGTGGAAACAGTGGAGAAAATAATAATAGGTCTGATGGAAACAGTAAGGAAGAGGATCAGAGGTCAG GTGGAAACAGTGAGGAAGAGAATAAGAGGTCAGGTGGAAACAGAGAAAAAGATGATAAGATGTCAGGTGAAAAAAGTAAGGAAGAGGATCAGAGGTCAGGTGGAAACAGTAGTGAGGATAATAATAGGTCTGATGGAAACAGTAAGGAAGAGGATCAGAGGTCAGGTGGAAACAGTAGTGAGGATAATAATAGGTCTGATGGAAACAGTAAGGAAGAGGATCAGAGGTCAGGTGGAAACAGTAGTGAGGATAATAATAGGTCTGATGGAAACAGTAAGGAAGAGGATCAGAGGTCAGGTGGAAACAGTGGAGAAAATAATAATAGGTCTGATGGAAACAGTAAGGAAGAGGATCAGAGGTCAGGTGGAAACAGTGGAGAAAATAATAATAGGTCTGATGGAAACAGTAAGGAAGAGGATCAGAGGTCAGGTGGAAACAGTAGTGAGGATAATAATAG GTCTGATGGAAACAGTAAGGAAGAGGATCAGAGGTCAGGTGGAAACAGTGGAGAAAATAATAATAGGTCTGATGGAAACAGTAAGGAAGAGGATCAGAGGTCAGGTGGAAACAGTGGAGAAAATAATAATAGGTCTGATGGAAACAGTAAGGAAGAGGATCAGAGGTCAGGTGGAAACAGTAGTGAGGATAATAATAGGTCTGATGGAAACAGTAAGGAAGAGGATCAGAGGTCAGGTGGAAACAGTATAGAAGATGATACAAGCTCGGGTGGAAATAGTAGTGAGGATGATGACAGGTCCGGTGGAAACAGAAGAGGAGAAGGTGATAACAGGTCAGGTGGAAACAGTGAGGAAGAGGATAAGAGGCCAGGTGGAAACAGTAAGGAAGGGGATAAGAGGCCAGGTGGAAACCGTGGAGAATATATTAAGAGGTCAGGTGGAAACAGTAAAGAGGATGATACAAGGTCAGGTGGAAACAGTAGTGAGGATGATGACAGGTCCGGTGGAAACAGACGAGGAGAAGTTGATAAGAGGTCAGGTGGAAACAATAGAGAATATGGTAAGAGGTCAGGTGGAAACAGAGGAGAAGATGATACAAGATCAGGAGGAAACAGGTGTGAGGATGATGACAGGTCCGGTGGACATAGAAGAGGAGTAGGTGATAAGAGTTCAGGTGGAAACAGTGGGGAAGAGGATAAGAGGCCAGGTGAAAACAGTTAG
- the LOC118368863 gene encoding uncharacterized protein DDB_G0290685-like isoform X2 — MMHSLCTTDTGYHPHGLINQGATCYLNSVLQVFFMTKDFREAIESQVFPNDQEQETIDHKLKRLFQKLKEKEADTKDISWTLDIQTVYEQRDAAEFFEKILSTVKNNVSKIFEGQLSHTISCANSHISNIEPGPFWVLPLSMDVTLGPGQSYSVNDGFEEFFEKSTITGDKLYCAKCNEEVEATTACKMVHHPEILTLLLKRFEFDYHGMTYVKIKRSVDVPHKLQTENGAYELYAIVDHEGSLRSGHYTATIRSYEDQKWYLFNDSNVSLITLEPNLRSQSAYLLIYRTCGYRQEEDKRSGGNREEDGKSVCGKKEKEGEKKLSGGNRGDEEGSSWSKRRGNEKDAAKKTPEYEWIVNWFYSCITTIGSWGKRGEYKIDADENKGEGGKSTDGENGDGGKERSGAKREDDKTSGEKSTDEDQRSGGNSSEDDDRSGGNRRGEGDKRSGGNSEEEAKRPGGNSMEKDKRSGGNSEEEEKRPGGNREGDKISGRNSEEEDKRSGGNSGGDNKRTGGNSEEEEKRPGGNREGDKISGRNSEEEDKRPGGNRGEDDTRSDGNSSEDDDRSGGNRRGEDDKRSGGSSGEDDTSSGGSSGEDDTRSVGNSGEDHNRSGGNRRGEGDKRSGGNSEEEGKRSGGNSKEEDKRPGGNRREYNKRSGGNSIEDDDRSGGNRRGEGDKRSGGSSGEDDKRSGGNSIEDDDRSGGNRRGEGDKRLGGSSGEDDKRSGGNRGEYNKRSGGNSIEDDTRSGGNSIEDDDRSGGNRRGEGDKRSGGSNGEDDTRSGGNREKDDKMSGEKSKEEDQRSGGNSGENNNRSDGNSKEEDQRSGGNSSEDNNRSDGNSKEEDQRSGGNSGENNNRSDGNSKEEDQRSGGNSEEENKRSGGNREKDDKMSGEKSKEEDQRSGGNSSEDNNRSDGNSKEEDQRSGGNSSEDNNRSDGNSKEEDQRSGGNSSEDNNRSDGNSKEEDQRSGGNSGENNNRSDGNSKEEDQRSGGNSGENNNRSDGNSKEEDQRSGGNSSEDNNRSDGNSKEEDQRSGGNSSEDNNRSDGNSKEEDQRSGGNSGENNNRSDGNSKEEDQRSGGNSGENNNRSDGNSKEEDQRSGGNSGENNNRSDGNSKEEDQRSGGNSGENNNRSDGNSKEEDQRSGGNSGENNNRSDGNSKEEDQRSGGNSEEENKRSGGNREKDDKMSGEKSKEEDQRSGGNSSEDNNRSDGNSKEEDQRSGGNSSEDNNRSDGNSKEEDQRSGGNSSEDNNRSDGNSKEEDQRSGGNSGENNNRSDGNSKEEDQRSGGNSGENNNRSDGNSKEEDQRSGGNSSEDNNRSDGNSKEEDQRSGGNSGENNNRSDGNSKEEDQRSGGNSGENNNRSDGNSKEEDQRSGGNSSEDNNRSDGNSKEEDQRSGGNSIEDDTSSGGNSSEDDDRSGGNRRGEGDNRSGGNSEEEDKRPGGNSKEGDKRPGGNRGEYIKRSGGNSKEDDTRSGGNSSEDDDRSGGNRRGEVDKRSGGNNREYGKRSGGNRGEDDTRSGGNRCEDDDRSGGHRRGVGDKSSGGNSGEEDKRPGENS; from the exons ATGATGCATTCATTATGCACAACAGACACAG GCTACCATCCCCATGGTTTGATTAATCAAGGGGCAACCTGTTATTTAAACAGTGTGCTGCAGGTGTTCTTCATGACCAAGGACTTCAGAGAGGCTATTGAAAG TCAGGTATTTCCTAATGATCAAGAACAAGAGACCATTGATCACAAGCTTAAAAGGCTGTTTCAAAAATTAAAAGAGAAAGAAGCTGACACAAAGGACATTTCTTGGACATTGGACATTCAAACCG TATATGAGCAACGTGACGCCGCTGAGTTTTTTGAGAAGATTTTAAGCACGGTCAAGAATAATGTGTCTAAG ATCTTCGAAGGACAATTGTCGCACACTATCTCCTGTGCAAATAGTCATATTTCCAATATTGAACCTGGTCCATTTTGGGTTCTGCCCCTCTCCATGGACGTAACCTTAGGCCCTGGTCAAAGCTACAGTGTG AATGACGGTTTTGAGGAGTTTTTTGAGAAATCAActatcactggggacaagctgtACTGTGCTAAATGCAATGAAGAAGTGGAAGCAACAACT GCATGTAAGATGGTACATCACCCAGAGATTCTGACTCTGCTACTCAAGAGGTTTGAGTTTGACTACCATGGGATGACATATGTCAAAATTAAGCGCTCTGTGGACGTTCCTCACAAATTACAGACAGAG AATGGGGCATATGAACTCTATGCAATTGTGGACCATGAAGGAAGTCTAAGAAGTGGACATTACACTGCTACAATCAGGTCCTATGAGGATCAGAAGTGGTATTTGTTTAATGACAGCAACGTAAGCCTG ATCACATTGGAACCAAACTTAAG ATCACAAAGTGCTTATCTGCTTATTTATAGGACAT GTGGATACAGACAAGAAGAGGATAAGAGGTCAGgtggaaacagagaggaagatggaAAGAGTGTATgtggaaagaaagaaaaagagggagagaagaagttGTCAGGTGGAAACAGAGGAGACGAGGAGGGGAGCTCATGGTCAAAGAGAAGAGGAAATGAAAAGGATGCAGCTAAAAAGACACCAGAATATGAATGGATTGTAAATTGGTTTTACTCATGCATAACAACAATTGGATCATGGGGAAAAAGAGGAGAATATAAAATTGATGCAGATGAAAATAAAGGAGAAGGGGGCAAAAGTACAGATGGGGagaatggagatggagggaaggagaggtcaggTGCAAAGAGAGAAGATGATAAAACGTCAGGTGAAAAAAGTACAGACGAGGATCAGAGGTCAGGTGGAAACAGTAGTGAGGATGATGACAGGTCCGGTGGAAACAGAAGAGGAGAAGGTGATAAGAGGTCAGGTGGAAACAGTGAGGAAGAGGCTAAGAGGCCAGGTGGAAACAGTATGGAAAAGGATAAGAGGTCAG GTGGAAACAGTGAAGAAGAGGAAAAGAGGCCAGGTGGAAACAGAGAAGGTGATAAGATATCAGGTAGAAACAGTGAGGAAGAGGATAAGAGGTCAGGTGGAAACAGTGGAGGAGATAATAAGAGGACAGGTGGAAACAGTGAAGAAGAGGAAAAGAGGCCAGGTGGAAACAGAGAAGGTGATAAGATATCAGGTAGAAACAGTGAGGAAGAGGATAAGAGGCCAGGTGGAAACAGAGGAGAAGATGATACAAGGTCAGATGGAAACAGTAGTGAGGATGATGACAGGTCCGGTGGAAACAGAAGAGGAGAAGATGATAAGAGGTCAGGTGGAAGCAGTGGGGAAGATGATACGAGTTCAGGTGGAAGCAGTGGGGAAGATGATACGAGGTCAGTTGGAAACAGTGGAGAAGATCATAACAGGTCCGGTGGAAACAGAAGAGGAGAAGGTGATAAGAGGTCAGGTGGAAACAGTGAAGAAGAGGGTAAGAGGTCAGGTGGAAACAGTAAGGAAGAGGATAAGAGGCCAGGTGGAAACCGTAGAGAATATAATAAGAGGTCAGGTGGAAACAGTATAGAGGATGATGACAGGTCTGGTGGAAACAGAAGAGGAGAAGGTGATAAGAGGTCAGGTGGAAGCAGTGGGGAAGATGATAAGAGGTCAGGTGGAAACAGTATAGAGGATGATGACAGGTCTGGTGGAAACAGAAGAGGAGAAGGTGATAAGAGGTTAGGTGGAAGCAGTGGGGAAGATGATAAGAGGTCAGGTGGAAACCGTGGAGAATATAATAAGAGGTCAGGTGGAAACAGTATAGAGGATGATACAAGGTCAGGTGGAAACAGTATAGAGGATGATGACAGGTCTGGTGGAAACAGAAGAGGAGAAGGTGATAAGAGGTCAGGTGGAAGCAATGGGGAAGATGATACGAGGTCAGGTGGAAACAGAGAAAAAGATGATAAGATGTCAGGTGAAAAAAGTAAGGAAGAGGATCAGAGGTCAGGTGGAAACAGTGGAGAAAATAATAATAGGTCTGATGGAAACAGTAAGGAAGAGGATCAGAGGTCAGGTGGAAACAGTAGTGAGGATAATAATAGGTCTGATGGAAACAGTAAGGAAGAGGATCAGAGGTCAG GTGGAAACAGTGGAGAAAATAATAATAG GTCTGATGGAAACAGTAAGGAAGAGGATCAGAGGTCAGGTGGAAACAGTGAGGAAGAGAATAAGAGGTCAGGTGGAAACAGAGAAAAAGATGATAAGATGTCAGGTGAAAAAAGTAAGGAAGAGGATCAGAGGTCAGGTGGAAACAGTAGTGAGGATAATAATAGGTCTGATGGAAACAGTAAGGAAGAGGATCAGAGGTCAGGTGGAAACAGTAGTGAGGATAATAATAGGTCTGATGGAAACAGTAAGGAAGAGGATCAGAGGTCAGGTGGAAACAGTAGTGAGGATAATAATAGGTCTGATGGAAACAGTAAGGAAGAGGATCAGAGGTCAG GTGGAAACAGTGGAGAAAATAATAATAGGTCTGATGGAAACAGTAAGGAAGAGGATCAGAGGTCAGGTGGAAACAGTGGAGAAAATAATAATAGGTCTGATGGAAACAGTAAGGAAGAGGATCAGAGGTCAGGTGGAAACAGTAGTGAGGATAATAATAGGTCTGATGGAAACAGTAAGGAAGAGGATCAGAGGTCAG GTGGAAACAGTAGTGAGGATAATAATAGGTCTGATGGAAACAGTAAGGAAGAGGATCAGAGGTCAGGTGGAAACAGTGGAGAAAATAATAATAGGTCTGATGGAAACAGTAAGGAAGAGGATCAGAGGTCAGGTGGAAACAGTGGAGAAAATAATAATAGGTCTGATGGAAACAGTAAGGAAGAGGATCAGAGGTCAGGTGGAAACAGTGGAGAAAATAATAATAGGTCTGATGGAAACAGTAAGGAAGAGGATCAGAGGTCAG GTGGAAACAGTGGAGAAAATAATAATAGGTCTGATGGAAACAGTAAGGAAGAGGATCAGAGGTCAG GTGGAAACAGTGGAGAAAATAATAATAGGTCTGATGGAAACAGTAAGGAAGAGGATCAGAGGTCAG GTGGAAACAGTGAGGAAGAGAATAAGAGGTCAGGTGGAAACAGAGAAAAAGATGATAAGATGTCAGGTGAAAAAAGTAAGGAAGAGGATCAGAGGTCAGGTGGAAACAGTAGTGAGGATAATAATAGGTCTGATGGAAACAGTAAGGAAGAGGATCAGAGGTCAGGTGGAAACAGTAGTGAGGATAATAATAGGTCTGATGGAAACAGTAAGGAAGAGGATCAGAGGTCAGGTGGAAACAGTAGTGAGGATAATAATAGGTCTGATGGAAACAGTAAGGAAGAGGATCAGAGGTCAGGTGGAAACAGTGGAGAAAATAATAATAGGTCTGATGGAAACAGTAAGGAAGAGGATCAGAGGTCAGGTGGAAACAGTGGAGAAAATAATAATAGGTCTGATGGAAACAGTAAGGAAGAGGATCAGAGGTCAGGTGGAAACAGTAGTGAGGATAATAATAG GTCTGATGGAAACAGTAAGGAAGAGGATCAGAGGTCAGGTGGAAACAGTGGAGAAAATAATAATAGGTCTGATGGAAACAGTAAGGAAGAGGATCAGAGGTCAGGTGGAAACAGTGGAGAAAATAATAATAGGTCTGATGGAAACAGTAAGGAAGAGGATCAGAGGTCAGGTGGAAACAGTAGTGAGGATAATAATAGGTCTGATGGAAACAGTAAGGAAGAGGATCAGAGGTCAGGTGGAAACAGTATAGAAGATGATACAAGCTCGGGTGGAAATAGTAGTGAGGATGATGACAGGTCCGGTGGAAACAGAAGAGGAGAAGGTGATAACAGGTCAGGTGGAAACAGTGAGGAAGAGGATAAGAGGCCAGGTGGAAACAGTAAGGAAGGGGATAAGAGGCCAGGTGGAAACCGTGGAGAATATATTAAGAGGTCAGGTGGAAACAGTAAAGAGGATGATACAAGGTCAGGTGGAAACAGTAGTGAGGATGATGACAGGTCCGGTGGAAACAGACGAGGAGAAGTTGATAAGAGGTCAGGTGGAAACAATAGAGAATATGGTAAGAGGTCAGGTGGAAACAGAGGAGAAGATGATACAAGATCAGGAGGAAACAGGTGTGAGGATGATGACAGGTCCGGTGGACATAGAAGAGGAGTAGGTGATAAGAGTTCAGGTGGAAACAGTGGGGAAGAGGATAAGAGGCCAGGTGAAAACAGTTAG